Within the Flavobacterium sp. N502536 genome, the region ATCCATTTTTTGTCCTGATCTTTCACGCTCATTTCAACGCTTCCTTCAAAAAGTTCCACCGTTACCTCTTTCTGTGTATATCCTTTTACTAAAAAAGAAGTTCCTAAAACCGTGGTTGTGGTTTCATTGCAAAAAACCTGAAAAGGGTGTTTTTTATCTTTCTTTACATGAAAATACGCCTCTCCTTTGATTTCAATTTTACGATTGGTTGTAAAATTATTGGCATACTCAATTCTGGAATTAGGACTTAATTCAACCTTCGAACTGTCCGGTAAAAAAACTGTTTTTACAATGGAAGTGGTGTTTTCAATTACATTCGAAGCCAATTTAACTTCTGATTGTTCCTGATTTTTATTAAAGAACAAGCCCGAACCAATAAACCCGAAAAGCAAAACAGCTGCCGCTGCGGCATAATGCCATGCTTTAAATTTCGATTTATTCGAAGGGAAGGTTTTAGATTGAAACGCTTCCCACGAAGCTTCTTTCTCCTCGTCGGAATGCGAAATGGGAATATCATCCCAGATCTTATTTAATTCTTCTTCTACTTTTTTATCATTCATATCTTTGGAGCGTTAAAGTTTCTGACAATAAAATCCCTGCTTATTAAAAACACCGTAAACCATTTCCTTAATCTCCCTGTTGGTTTCGATTCTCAGAATGTGATTTGTATCTTCTACATCAAAATTCATGATACAATCAGAAATAACAAATTGAAGAAGCGCTACAACAAATCTTGCATCTTCTTTAGTTGTAACGTCCGTTTTATAAGTTTCAATATTCATTTTATGTTCCCATTTTTATAGATAACAAATGAGAACAAAAAAGTTCCTAATGGTTTTCGACTTTTTTTCGAATAAATTTACTGGCGAGATAAATATGATTGGCTATGGTCTTTTCAGAAAGATCCGTTAGCGCTGCAATCTCCTTATAGCTAAGGTTTTCCAGTTTATGTAAGGTGTAAATTTTTTGTTGCTGTTCCGGAAGCAGATTTATGAAAGTATTTAGCTTTTCCTGTCTTTCCTCAAAAATTTCAGTATCAACATCCTCCTCGTCCATTACCACATGCAACGGATCGAGCTGTACGATTTTATTTTCTCTGTTGAGATGATTAAGGATGATGTTTTTGCAAATGACAAATATTTGCTTGTCTAATAGGACATCTTCGTGCAGCAATTCTCTTTTATTATACAATCTTAAAAAAGTCTCCTGAACAAAGTCCTGTGGGGTAAGTACTGTAAAGTTAAAGCGTTTGGCTATGTTTATCAGTTTATCATAGTAATTGAGATAAGCTTCTTTGAAAGTGGCTTCATTACCTTTTTTTAAACTTAATATAAACTTCCTGTTGTCCATAACGCAAATATGATAATTAGTCTAAACTCAATGTCTAAAATAATATTGTGCCCGAAAGCGAATCCACTAAGACTTCCTTAATCTTTTTCTTAAGCAATCTTAAGGTACAAAGAACAGAAATTTTCTTGTAAAAGTTTTTAACAGAAAAAGAAATTAATCTTAAAAAAAACACAATTTTACAATCACTAATTTAATCATAATTTTCTTATTTAATTTATTCTCAGATTTAAAAACCCCAGTAAAATAAAGCCATTCGGCGTTTTTTGAAAAGCAGTTTTTTCTAAAAACATCTCCTTTATTTAAAAGTATTTAAGACACTTATTACAAAACAAAAGCAGTAACAAAAAAATCGTTACTGCTTATTTTTAAAGAAGAAAATTAAATGATCTCTACTGCTTCGCAAAAAGCGCTTCGAGTATTTTGGTATAAATTTGGGTATTTTGATACACTCCCATGAAATTCGACGCACCGGGTCCGTAGGCAAAAACCGGAACTGGCACTGCTGTATGGTCGTTGGTACTGAAACTTCCCTGTACATATCCTTTTGCGATACTGCCATCAATTAAGGAGAGTCCTCCCGTTTCATGGTCGGCTGTTACAATCAAAAGTGTTTCCTGATTCTGGTCGACAAATTCCATAGCCTGTCCAACCAGTTTATCAAAATCGAGCATTTCGCGAACGACATATTCCAGGTCATTTTTATGTCCGCCATAGTCAATTTGTGCTCCTTCGGCCATTATGAAAAATGGATTCTTTGTTTTTGAAAAAACAGTTGTCGTTTTTGATAAAGATTTGGTTAAAAAATCGCCTCTGCCCTCTTTCATCGAAACCACCGCAGCATCTTCTAAAATCACAAATCGGCTATTCTTGATGGTGTCCAGTGTTTTAAACTGATCCGAAAAAGTATATCCTTTTTCCTTCAATACCTTAGACAGGTCTTTACCGTCTTTTCTGTTTTTAAATTCTTTTGCTCCTCCTCCAATCAAAATATCGGAAGGGTTTGTGATAAAATCGGCAGCAATTGGTTCGCTAAAACTTCTTTCAGGCTGATGTGCATAAAAAGCGGCCGGAGTAGCATCTGTAATATTTCCGGCAGAAATAATGGCTGTTTTGTACTTTTTCTGCGCCAGCTGCTGCGTGATTAATTCCAGTGCTTTTCCGTTTTCGTCTACGCTAATAAAGCGGTTGTTGGTTTTATGTCCGGTTGCCATTGCCGTAGCACCCGCAGCCGAATCGGTAATATAACTGTCTGACGATTTAGTGATCGACAATCCCTGAGTGGGTATATTAAAAAGACTCAACTGTCCTTTATTGGCCGTATAACCCGCATAAATCTGGGTAAGTCCCATTCCGTCACCAATCAGCAGAATTACATTTTTCGGACGTTTGTTTTTAGCAAACAAAGCGGCATTCTTAGGTACATAGGCCTGATGGAATTCTGTATTCTGATAAAAAGTGCTTTTTATTTTCTGAATGAATTCGGTCAGTGCCGGCACATTATCGGTTCCAATAAAATCGACTTTTAAATTCATTAAAGTCATCCAGGTGTTCACATTATCTTGCGTCGACCAAAATCGGATCTTTTTATTCTGACCGTGAACTTTTTTAATGATGGCTTGTATTTTTTCTAAATCGACCTGTGTCATCACACCTTTACCGTTCCAGACTGTGTGTTCTTTTAAATCATCGCTAATCATTTCGACACGCGCCAATTGCTCTGCACTGTAATTTTCATTCAGTCTGCCATCAAAAGAGATAAAGTCGGGATAATCTTTCCAACTTGCCGGTGAAGGTCGGCTTCCTGAAATGACTACTTTTAGGTTTTTATTAGAAATCAGCTCCGGATACGTTTTTAACTGCTGAACAATCGCTTTAAGGGTTGCCGCAGCTTCCGATTTGATGTCGATCATCAAAATTAAAGGTTTGTTGTCAGGGTATGCTTTGCCTTCTAAGGTTTTTAGCTTTTTGGACAAAGGGTCTAAATAAAGACTTCGCAATGTGTTGTAAGTCTTGATTTCTTCTGACGTATGGGCGACCAGCAATTCGTTATTTACCAGAAAAACATCGGCTTCGATAACACCTGCTTCATTGGAGTAGGCTTCATAAAATGGTAATTTCCCTGCATAATCATTGTGCGAATGAATATTGACAGAGCTGTATTCCTGCGCTTGTGCCAACATAAAGAAATGAAGACACAAAAGGATTATTGTTTTTTTCATGGAAATATACTTTATATAAAAATTAACCCGTTAGGTTGAATCTATTTCAACACTTCGTTACATCAATTTTGTATTCCTAAAAAAGAGGTCTCAGTTCGTTTTAATACACCCAACGGCTTAAAAATCATTTGTTTTTTTACTACTGCAAGCTTCACAACTAAGCTTGCAGCGTAAAAAAAAACAAACAAAATGAAACTACTAAACTACCAGCCTTTATTCTGGAAAAGGGCTCCTTTGCTCACTGCAATTTCATCCGGTGGTATTGGCCACACATGGTGAATAGCAGGATTGAAATTACGGGCAGGATAAATCACCGTCCCGTTATAGTGGTGTAAAGGTTTTGCATAGGTTGCCTGAGCGTCGCCCCAGCGTACTAAATCGAAATGACGGTCTGTCCATTCTCCGGCCAGCTCACAACGTCTTTCTCTTTTCAGATCGGTTAAAGTTGCTCCTCCAATGCTTGGTAAACCTGCACGATTACGAATCATATTTATCTCGGTATCAGCGCTCAGTCCTTTCATTAATTTTGCTTCGGCCAACATTAAAATGACATCGGCATAGCGTAAAAGAGGTACATTTAAGGCTGTTGAAGGCTTGTCTCCGTTAGCATTTACATAACGAATGTCAATTCCACCCGAAGTTGTTTTTGGATAACCAAACGGCTCCATGTATTTTTTAAACTGATAACCGGTTCTATTACTTGAACTTACGATGTATTTCCCTTCATTAAAAGTCACTAATTCGCCAAAATACATAAACTTATCTCCTTTTTGTAAAATGGTAGCGCTACGTCTTTTATCAGCCGCATCATAGGTATCAAACAGCTCTTTGGTAGGGTAGAAATTTCCCCAGCCATTGTAAACTCCCCAGCCTTTATCTTCGAGACATACTCCCGGAAAAATTGACCCCAGACTTGTATTTTCGGCACTGGAAGTTACAGACCAGATGTATTCTGATGACCAGTTGTTTTTAATTTTAAAGACATCTTCAAAATTATCCAGCAATTTGTGCTTTCCACTGTTCACAACCATATTGGCGTACTTAATAGCATTGTCCCAGTCTTTTGCATACAAGTAGGTACGTACCAAATAGGCCCAGGCAGCAGTTTTGTGAGCACGTCCGTAATTGTCAGTCGTTAGCTCATTAAAGTAAGGCAATAAATCAGCGGCTTTCACCAAATCGGCAGCAATGTAAGCATAGTTTTCGGCTACGTTTTTAGCACGTGGTACATATACATTGGTTGGATTTTCTCTGTCCTGAATCGGAATCCCGGCACGCTCGTCTCCGTAGTGATAGGCCAGTTCCAGGTGCATCACAGCATGATTGAAATAAGCCTCTCCCAACATCATGTTTTTTGTTTTATCGTCTAAAGCGATCTTCGGAATGTTGCGAATCACATCGTTGCAACGTTTCATTACCTCATAATGCAGTCTCCAGATGTCTTTGGTATCCGACTCTGCTCCGTCTACAATAAAGTTCTTGATTCGTTCTGCATTTTGCCTTGGCTTGGTCCCAATGTCATCACTCGCATTGTTGAGCCAGAAAAATCCACGACCGTACATATTGTCATCAGAATAAAGCGCATAGATTGCATTTACTCCTGCTTTTGCATCGGCAGGTGTTTTCCAGAAATTACCACTTGAAGGTGCTCCCTGAGGCACTAAATCAAGTTCATTTTCACAAGCCGAGCTGCCTATTAAAAGCATAAAACTCAATACTAAAAGACTTAATTTTTTCATTTTATTTGTATATTTTTTAAAAAGTTGCGTTTACACCCGTCATATAAATACGGGAAAGAGGGTACTTCCCTAAGTCCATACCAAAATTCTTAAGCCCTACTTCCGGATCCATTCCTGAATACTTGGTAATGGTAAACAGGTTTTGCGCAGAGATAAAAAATCTAAGTTTTGCTTTTCCATTCAACCATTGTTCTTTTGCGGTATAGCCTATTGACAGGTTTCTCAATCTTACGAAAGAAGCGTCTTCGATATAAAAATCAGAGATTCGTCCAAAGTTATTATTGTTGTCTGTTGACGAAAGAACCGGAATATTGGTATTGGTGTTTGTTGGTGACCAGGCATTTTTAGAATCAGCCAGTAAGTTGTAACCCGGGAAAGAAGCATTCAAACCAGTATGTTTTACGGCATTAAAAACGCTGTTTCCGGCTGCTCCGCTAAAAAAGATGTTCATGTCAAACCCTTTGTATCTGAAATTGGTATTCAAACTGAAAGTGGTTTTCGGAAATGGATTTCCAAGTACTACTCTATCACTGTTATTGATCACTCCATCACCATTTATATCTTTGAATTTAATATCTCCGGCAACTGCATTTGGCTGATATACAACTCCTTTATCGTTTACATACGCTTTTACTTCGGCAGCACTTTGAAACAATCCGTCAGTCGAGTAACCGTAAAAAGCACCTACAGGACTTCCTACCTGATAAATGTTAGCCAAAGGCAAACTACGCACTCTGCTTAAATTCAATGGTTCAAGAGAGGTTAAATCATCTTTGATCGAAGAAATTTTGTTGCTAAGGAAAGCTGCATTTGCTGTTACATCAAATTTAAACTCACCCTGTGTTTTCTGATAGGTTAAACTCGCTTCTAATCCTCTGTTTTCAACATTTCCTGAATTTACGATTCTTCCTAACGGAGTTCCCGAAACACCCGGCAACTGATCGCGAACCAACATGTCTTTATTGGTTTTGATGTAGGCATCCACAGAACCTGTCAAAGCATTGTTAAACATGGTGAAATCCAATCCAACGTTGGTTTGTTCGGAGCTTTCCCATCTCAAATCAGGATTAGACAATTCGGCCTCCGAATAACCGTAGCTGATTACCGGACTGCTTCCGATTAAGGCTTGTGTTTGTTTTAAAGGCACACTAAACTGATACGGTCCAAGGTTTCCTAAGTTTCCAATTTGTCCCCAGCTTGCACGTAGTTTTAAGTTGCTTACAATTGGATTTATATTTTTCATAAATCCTTCTTCAGAGATCAACCATCCGGCAGAAACAGAAGGATATACTTTCCAACGATTATCAGAAATCAGTTTTGAAGTACCGTCGCGACGTACAATTCCGGAAATTAAATATTTTTGATTGAAGTCGTAGTTCAGCCTTCCCACATAAGAAGAAATGATCTCTTCAGACATTCCTGCATCCAATTGCTGTACTAGTTTAGCATTCAATAAATAACGCTGTGAAGCATCTTCATTATCAAAACCAGTTCCCTGTACCGTATAAAAATCTCTTTTGGTTTGTTGGTAGGTGTATCCTGCCAATGCTTTAAAATTGTGTTTCCCTAATGATTTTTCATAAGAAAGCGTCTGCTCACTTAACAAATCAGTTGTGGTAGAAGCCGTTTGTGTCAATCGGTTAAAATCGAATATTTTACCCGGTTCTGTTATTTTAACCGCAAAGTCGGTTGCATTGTTCTGAATTCTGGTATAACCCCAGTTGGATTTGAATTTTAAACCCGATACAATTTCCCACTCCGCATAAGGATTAATTAAAACGGTAGAAACCGGATTGCGGTTGTCCAGTCTTTTTAAATAAGCCACCGGATTGATTACGTCTCCATACGAACCGATATATTTTTCAGGAACTCCTCCAAAACTTCCGGAACCGTCTTCTCTGTAAATAGTAGCATTGGGCGGATAAAAAATGGCTGCTAAAATAGCTCCTGTATACCCACTAGAGGTATTGGCTGCCTGACCGTCGGTTAAGGAATACGACAAGTTTTCACCTATTGTAAAATTGGGCGCGAGTTTAAATGATGAATTGGCTCTTGCGGTATAACGGGTTCCGAAAGTATTAAGTAGTATCCCTTCGTTTTTGCGATAACTTCCTGAGATAAAGAAATTAGATTTTTCGGTTTTACCATTTACAGAAATGGAAAGATCCTGAATTTCTCCTGTACGGAAAATTTCATCCATCCAGTTGGTTTTAGTGGTTCTGGCCGTTGGTTCAAATGCCGGATCAAAAGCAGGAATTCTTGGCATACCTGCATTGTCTCTGGCTGTATTCATAGCATCAGCATATTCGGCCGCATTTAAAACGTCTAACTTTTTGGCTACACTTTGAAAACCTCCCTGGTAGTTTACATTGATGTTAATACGCTCTGAAACTCCTTTTTTAGAGGTAATTAAAATTACTCCACCTGAGGCTCTCGCTCCGTAGATTGCTGCAGAAGCCGCATCTTTTAAAACACTGATCGAAGCAATATCATTCGGGTTTAAGGTATTCAAAGAACCGCTGTAAATAATTCCGTCCAAAACAATCAAAGGAGTTTCGGCATTCAAAGATCCAATACCACGAATGTTGATTGTTGGCTCAGCCGTTGGGTCTCCTCCATTGTTAATTACGGTAACACCAGCCACAGTACCCTGCAATAATTCTGCTGCACTGTTATAAGTTCTGCTCGAAGTTTCCTTCATCGAAACGGTACCTACAGCTCCCAAAACTTCATTCTTTTTTACACTTCCGTATCCCATTACAACCACTTCCTGCAGTTGTTTCATATCGGCTACTAATTTGATCTTTATATTTTTGTCCGATTGGGTTACTTTTACTTCTTGTGTCACATAACCCACGTAAGAAAAAACAAGTACGGCCACAGACGAATTGATTTCCATCTTAAAGGTACCGTCAAAATCTGTTGTTGCGGCTGCGTCCGAATCTTTGTCTTTGATTCCGACACCCGGCAACGGCATTCCGTCATCCCCTCCAAAAACAGTTCCCGAAATGCTTATTTTGCCCTGAGCGGCATCTGAAATTTTCAAATTTTTCTTGATGACAATATTGTTGCTCACAATTTCGTACCTCAACAATAAATTGCTGCATATTTTATCCAGTGCCTGTTCTAAGGGTACATTGTTGAGTTTTAAGCTAATCTTTTGATTGGTATTCACCTGATTGGTTTCGTACATAAAATGCACGTCAATTTGTTTTTCAATTTTCTGAAAAACATTTTTGATGCTTTCGTTTTCTACTTTTAAGGTTACTCTCTTATTTATATCAAAACTGCCCGCTTTCACGGTTAATCCGATAAAAAATAGAGCTGTAAAAAGCAGCGCTCTCGTTAGTACCGATTTTTTAATGCTCTCGCGGTTTGGAACATACCGCATTTGCTTTCTAGTCATGTTTGTGATTTTTTAATTGTTTTTGATTATGGATCAGTTTTCTACGTAGATTTTTTTTTAATTGGATTGGTAACGAATTGTTTTATGGCGGATAGCTACAGTTACTCTCACTAAATCGCATAGCGCTATACGAATGGTGTTACTGTATGTTTCTTTTCCCGTTCTGTGGCTTAGCGTATCACATAAGTCCCTGCTTCTACTTTGTACTCGGCATTGATGATGTTGCACACCAAAGCAACGACCTGCCCTACCGGAAGCTCTTTGAAATAGGCACTGATTTTTAAATTGTTTAAATTCTTATTTCCAATTTCGACGGTTACATTATAATTCCGATTGATGGTTGCAATGACTTCGGGTAAGGGAGCGTCTTCAAAAACGATAATGTTTTTTCGCCATAACGAAATTGAATTGACCGGAATATCCTTGAAAGCCTGCAATTTGTTATCACGTGATTTAAAAATCACTTTTTGACCCGGGGTGACATAGACGTTCTCTTCGGTGACGGTTGATTTTACATTTACTCTTCCGGTCAAAACCGAAACTTCCTGCGTGGTCTGATCCGGATAGGCCTGTACGTTAAAGCTGGTTCCCAGTACTTTTGTATCCATTTTATCAGTATGAATGATAAAAGGGTGTTTTTTGTCTTTGGCTACATCAAAAAAAGCTTCTCCGGTTAGATAAACTTCTCTTGTATCCCCTTTAAAAGCAACAGGGTATTTTACGCGACTTCCCGCGTTAAGCCATATTTGAGTACCATCGCTTAAAACTATTTTGGCATGTTCTCCTGCCTTGGTAGCATATTGCCTGCTAATGGTTTTTACCGTTGATAAATAAAAGAAACAGGAAAGGCCCAGTAAAACAAATAGAGAAGCTGCCATTGTCCAGTTTCTGTAAGCAATGGAAATAACCTTACCGGATTTTTTGATCTGCTGAATCTCTTTTTTTAGTTTTGAACGATCGGAGGTGATCGTTGCTATGGTATCAAAGATTTCTTCCGGATGATTGTACCAGTTATTCCATAATTCTTCTCCATTTAGAGAAGGCTTACCTTCTAAAAAATGTTTTATATCTTGGTGTAATTTTTCAGGCATTATAATTTGTTTAATAGTATGTCTTAGAAATAGTATTTTCAGGTAGGTGGCTAAGGTTACGCTTTTGTTAAGAAAAGAAAGCGCAACCTTACATTAGAAATCGGCTGTTAGTTAAACTCGCCCAGATAGCTTCGCATAAACTTTAAAGCATACGCAATGTGATACTTTACGGTTTCGTGCGAAACATTAAGTTCTTCGGCTATTTCTTTGTTGGTATAATGCTTAATCCTGCTGAGAATAAAAACTTCTTTGGATTTTTTGGGAAGTAATAAAGTAGCTTTGTCCACTGCGTCCTGCAGTTCTTCGTAGTAAATGGAATCTTCAGTAGTGTTACTGCTGTTATAGTCATTTGTATTTCGATCGGTCACCTCTTTTACATATTGGTCTGTAATGGTGTGCGATTTGATGTAGTCTAAAGTCACGTATCGAACGGATGTGTAGATGTAAGCCGAAAATTTCTTTTGAATAACCAGCACCTTTCTCCTTTCCCAAATTGCAGTAAAAACTTCCTGAACAATTTCTTCAGAAACCGGAACCGATTTCATTCTGATGTAAACAAACCGCACCAAAACATCGCGATAACGAAAATACAACTCATCAAACGCCTTATCTTTCCCTTGTCTTAACAATTCAACAAGTTCTTCATCCGTGAACTTTTTATACATAATACTCCACTTTTGAATGATTCGGCGAACAAATCGCTGTTACTAAAACTTCCATTCCCATTATCCTGCTGCGATGTATTCTTATTTTAAAAAATGACATATACTACAATTGTGTTGTTTTATAATATGTCTCCAAAATTAAAGCTGAGGGTAGGTCTGCAAGGTTACGTTTACATTAATAAAATGCCTTCTTTATAAAACATTGTATTAACATCTGACGTGTTATGTTATGAAGATATTGGGAGGATCTGTTGTGGGGTACTATTTTCTAAGATGCTGAAGGTGCAACAGAAAGGCAAAGTTGTATTATACTTCCTACAGCTATCACCTGTGCTGATTGAAAGCTACAAACACCCCTAAATAGAAGAGATATAGTCTGTTTTTTAGGTGTCATATGGTTTTTCTCGCTCTGCTCGATACTTTTTCCAACACGAATAAGATATTTCATGACAATAAAAACCTGCCTCATGACATATTTTTCAGTATCGGTGCAGAAGATGTTTAGTTTTAACCTGTTTTAGAAGATAAAATCAGGTAGAAACACCTGTTTTTGAGAGTTTTATATTTTATACCTTAGTTGAAATATAAAAATTGCCCTTTTATTTCTTAGTAAAAAAACAAGTAATATCAAAAACAAATATAAACACTAACCTATTAAAACTAAACACTATGGAAGAATTCATTGGAGTTGTAAAACTTTTTGCGGGAAATTTTGCCCCAAGAGGCTGGGCCTTTTGTAACGGACAAATATTGTCAATTGCACAAAATACGGCATTATTCTCAATCCTTGGTACAACCTATGGAGGAAATGGTCAGACTACTTTCGCTTTACCAAATCTACAAGGTGCAACAGCTATTGGACAAGGAACTTCACCAGGAGGAACTTACGTTCTTGGACAAGCTGCAGGTACACCAAACGTTTCAATTTTAACAAGCAACTTACCAGCTCACGTTCACGCAGGACCAGGTAAAATATCGGTAAGTGCTGCAAATTCAACAGATATACTACCTGTGGCAGGTGCTTCAATAGCTGTGCCGGGATCAATTGTATCTAGAGTTTTTACACCAACATTAGGCTTTACAACAGCAACACCAAGTGTTGATTTATTAAGCAATGTAACAACAGGTGCAACAGGTAGTAATCTCCCTATCTCAGTAATGCAGCCTTACGTAGCATTGTCTTATATCATTTGTTTAGAAGGAATTTTTCCTTCCAGAAATTAAGCTATTCATTAAGAGCGGTTTTTACGTTATAAGACCATTTTGGTATATCGCTAAAGTCGTATAAAAATTGAATTTCAGAATAGCTGGTCAGGCTGTATATAGAAGCTACACAATATGGGTTTGTAATATAGGACTCTGCAGTTTTTAATTCAATGTCTTCAAATATTCTGATTTCAGTAAAAATACACACATCGGGATGATTGCTAAAATCATCGGGCAGCTTATAAAAGTCACTTTTAAAACTTAAAAACTGACTTTTAGTGCCAAAAAGTTCTTTGTTTATTGTAAATAATCTATCTACAAATACACTATGAGGATAGGGCTGCAATTCATCGCGGCCCTTTACTTCACTGTTCCCATTTTTAAGCGATGGCTCGTAATCAAAAAAAGAAAAAGTCAGATCAATTCTGATCTCTTCCGGAATTAAAATTCCATGCGAAGGCAATTGTGAAACAATGTTTTGTGTAATAGCCACTTGTGGTTCACGAGTAAGAGCGTAATGCATCGTTTCTGAAATCGCCAAATCGATTGTAAAATCCTGAGGTTTAGTATAGGTGATGGCATCCGTTTCAATTAAGTCAACTGAATAGTCACTAAGGCCAATAACCGATAAAATATGGTGTACCGATGTTATTGAAGCTGTATTGATATCTAGTAAAATGGCTTTAATTCTATCTTTATTAAACAAAGGAAGTAAAGGAAGAATTAAAGTTGCATAAGGGCCACAACCCGCATAAAGGATATGAATACTTCTCTCGGGAAAATCATTGCACAATTTTATCAAAGCCTTATAAACGCCTTTTATGAAATAAACGGTACGTAAATAATCATCAACACAGTCTGCGGCGCCAGAACTGGATAAAGCAACTCCACCTTTTACAAAAGTTTCGTTGTTTTCAAAGTGATTAATTGTAGCAATTTTTTCATAAAATTCTGAAAGGTTTCGCGCACATTTTGTGTGTTCATCAACAGTATTTGACGCAATGATAGATTGAACAATAATCGTAAGCTCTTGTTTATACATGATACTTTTATTTTAGTTAAGGCTTTGAAGTTAAAACTAAAAAACAAATGCAAGAATACAAAATGATAAATCTAATATCAGCAAATTATGAAAAAATTCTACTTATTACTACTTCTACTATTTTTTACGATGCAGCAACTTGCTTCGCAAACAGTAGAAACCTTTGAAGGGGCAACAAATGACCTACCCAATTTTACCAGTAATGGTAAGACCTTTAATTTGACCAGTAATTATGTTAGCTTTAAAGTTTACACATTGACAGGTCTGGGTTACAATAACTCAAATAAATTTCTACAGGTTCAGGACTCCCCAGGACCTGAAGCTATGGGGCAAATTGCTACTATTAGTGCCGCAACTGGTAACATTAAAGTAAACAATTTATGGCTATTTGTAACCGGTAATGCTGCTTATACTCCTGGTGGTACCAGCAATACACTGCCTGGATCGATTACTTTTAGAGGAAAACTTGGCGGGGTTACAGTATTTACCCTTGTTAAAAATACTACTGGTGCCAATACACCTAACGTCTCTCCTAACAATGGCTTTATCCCCATTAACTTTGCTACTGACGGAGCTTCCGATTACACCAACATCAATATTGACCAGCTTGAAATCCAGCTAAGCAGTAATTATGATTATATAGCTGTTGACAATTTTACCTGGGTTGATGGCGTAAGTTTACCAACAGTAACTACAACAACCGCTACAAATGTTGGTTCAACCAAAGCAATTATTGGTGGTAACGTAACTACAGATGGTGGAGATGCTAACGTAGAAAGAGGAATAGTTTGGGCGACTACAGCAAGCCCGACTATCGCAAACAATAAATTTCAGATTGGAACCGGAGCGGGAATTTTTAGCAATACCGTAACAGGGCTTACCCCTGGTTCGACTATTCATTACAGAGCTTATGCAAAGAATAGTGCCGGAAC harbors:
- a CDS encoding FecR family protein, translated to MNDKKVEEELNKIWDDIPISHSDEEKEASWEAFQSKTFPSNKSKFKAWHYAAAAAVLLFGFIGSGLFFNKNQEQSEVKLASNVIENTTSIVKTVFLPDSSKVELSPNSRIEYANNFTTNRKIEIKGEAYFHVKKDKKHPFQVFCNETTTTVLGTSFLVKGYTQKEVTVELFEGSVEMSVKDQDKKWILVPGEKFTYANNTVEVTEFERFTDFENEKITVLTTYIKTNYGYTMTFPKEYYEQRITLRINKKEDLKIIIQLISEMYNLNFEINEKLKEVTFQ
- a CDS encoding RNA polymerase sigma factor, translated to MDNRKFILSLKKGNEATFKEAYLNYYDKLINIAKRFNFTVLTPQDFVQETFLRLYNKRELLHEDVLLDKQIFVICKNIILNHLNRENKIVQLDPLHVVMDEEDVDTEIFEERQEKLNTFINLLPEQQQKIYTLHKLENLSYKEIAALTDLSEKTIANHIYLASKFIRKKVENH
- a CDS encoding alkaline phosphatase; its protein translation is MKKTIILLCLHFFMLAQAQEYSSVNIHSHNDYAGKLPFYEAYSNEAGVIEADVFLVNNELLVAHTSEEIKTYNTLRSLYLDPLSKKLKTLEGKAYPDNKPLILMIDIKSEAAATLKAIVQQLKTYPELISNKNLKVVISGSRPSPASWKDYPDFISFDGRLNENYSAEQLARVEMISDDLKEHTVWNGKGVMTQVDLEKIQAIIKKVHGQNKKIRFWSTQDNVNTWMTLMNLKVDFIGTDNVPALTEFIQKIKSTFYQNTEFHQAYVPKNAALFAKNKRPKNVILLIGDGMGLTQIYAGYTANKGQLSLFNIPTQGLSITKSSDSYITDSAAGATAMATGHKTNNRFISVDENGKALELITQQLAQKKYKTAIISAGNITDATPAAFYAHQPERSFSEPIAADFITNPSDILIGGGAKEFKNRKDGKDLSKVLKEKGYTFSDQFKTLDTIKNSRFVILEDAAVVSMKEGRGDFLTKSLSKTTTVFSKTKNPFFIMAEGAQIDYGGHKNDLEYVVREMLDFDKLVGQAMEFVDQNQETLLIVTADHETGGLSLIDGSIAKGYVQGSFSTNDHTAVPVPVFAYGPGASNFMGVYQNTQIYTKILEALFAKQ
- a CDS encoding RagB/SusD family nutrient uptake outer membrane protein, encoding MKKLSLLVLSFMLLIGSSACENELDLVPQGAPSSGNFWKTPADAKAGVNAIYALYSDDNMYGRGFFWLNNASDDIGTKPRQNAERIKNFIVDGAESDTKDIWRLHYEVMKRCNDVIRNIPKIALDDKTKNMMLGEAYFNHAVMHLELAYHYGDERAGIPIQDRENPTNVYVPRAKNVAENYAYIAADLVKAADLLPYFNELTTDNYGRAHKTAAWAYLVRTYLYAKDWDNAIKYANMVVNSGKHKLLDNFEDVFKIKNNWSSEYIWSVTSSAENTSLGSIFPGVCLEDKGWGVYNGWGNFYPTKELFDTYDAADKRRSATILQKGDKFMYFGELVTFNEGKYIVSSSNRTGYQFKKYMEPFGYPKTTSGGIDIRYVNANGDKPSTALNVPLLRYADVILMLAEAKLMKGLSADTEINMIRNRAGLPSIGGATLTDLKRERRCELAGEWTDRHFDLVRWGDAQATYAKPLHHYNGTVIYPARNFNPAIHHVWPIPPDEIAVSKGALFQNKGW